A window of Auraticoccus monumenti contains these coding sequences:
- a CDS encoding DUF5107 domain-containing protein, giving the protein MLTAETASEMTRPPELEGLEVAAWDGWTTMPTYDPAEPEQLPMYLDRRVYQGSSGRVYPLPFHHRIAEEPTPRRWRALHLQNEWLHVVVLPELGGRIHVARDRVSGRDLFWANEVVKPALVGLAGPWLAGGVEFNWPQHHRPATYLPTDWTIVTEDDRSAVVWCSDHDPFARMKGMHGVRLRAGSSRLEVDVRLYNRTERTQTFLWWANVAARVDENYQSFFPHDVTMAADHAKRAVTAFPHADRPYYGIDYPARAGDLSQAADGTSRGADQLDWYRNIPVPTSYMCLDSSEDFFGGYDHGTGLGFVHVADHQVAVGKKQWTWGNSPFGHAWDANLADDGSHYIELMAGVFTDNQPDFSYLAPGETKTFRQTWYPLRDIGPVDRAGLEAAVRLHRVNGELEVGVVVTRARTGLEIELIDADGTRRSDVVDVDPGHPHQARHAGLTAPVTLTLRSEGEVLLSWTEPDPTAERPSTETDPATEPPAPEDIDSVEELALTGQHLELYRHPTREPEPYWREALRRDPEHVGARTGLALRALRAGRSAEAEQHLLVADSRLRRRHPNPQDTQVLYLLGLVRETQGRDEEAYDAFGRASWTRAWRAAAGYRMARIDARAGRHADALHRLADVARVEPEHLQAAALELLCRRHLGDPSAEDVLARARRLDPLDAWLRFLDGQLPSEDAQTCLDVALELTGVGETAAALAVLDLAEGREDFRPLGQTATRPLLSLYRAELLAGLGRDEEARAAARRAGEVDARWCFPGRLQDAAVLARALGAGSDAPLDDLGRLLDGVPASPRAATLLGLWAYSVGRHDEAAALWKAATAVVPGDAMAWRNLGMHRVNQRGDLDGGREAYRAACAAEPDDARLRYEQDQLAALAGESATDRLTAWRQRPELAGRRDDASVEVASLMVSTGEAEAALDLLRRRVFQPWEGGEGKVLGAWERAHLRLGLDALAVARGAEAAERFTSALTPDPTVLGETRHPLAATAQLHLLLGDAEALAGRPDRAEAAWREAAGQRGDFQAMATQTHSETTFWVVLALRRLGRTEEATRLTEELRRFRDQYATETPTVDYFATSLPDLLLFTEDPVTSRNRRVAFFDAQLALLDGDPDRADALLTDPELSASTHAVDLLAAVRDLGDALLDGPRPGAAEPARERALS; this is encoded by the coding sequence ATGCTCACTGCTGAGACCGCGTCGGAGATGACGCGCCCACCCGAGCTCGAGGGGCTCGAGGTGGCCGCCTGGGACGGCTGGACGACCATGCCGACCTACGACCCGGCCGAGCCCGAGCAGCTCCCGATGTACCTGGACCGCCGCGTCTACCAGGGCTCGTCGGGCCGGGTGTACCCGTTGCCGTTCCACCACCGCATCGCCGAGGAGCCGACCCCCCGTCGCTGGCGGGCGCTGCACCTGCAGAACGAGTGGCTGCACGTCGTGGTGCTCCCCGAGCTGGGCGGGCGCATCCACGTCGCCCGGGACCGGGTCAGCGGCCGCGACCTGTTCTGGGCCAACGAGGTGGTCAAGCCCGCCCTGGTCGGTCTGGCCGGGCCCTGGCTGGCCGGCGGGGTGGAGTTCAACTGGCCCCAGCACCACCGGCCCGCCACCTACCTGCCGACGGACTGGACGATCGTCACCGAGGACGACCGCTCGGCCGTGGTCTGGTGCTCCGACCATGACCCCTTCGCCCGGATGAAGGGCATGCACGGGGTCCGGCTGCGTGCGGGAAGCTCTCGTCTCGAGGTGGACGTCCGGCTCTACAACCGCACCGAGCGCACCCAGACGTTCCTCTGGTGGGCCAACGTGGCCGCCCGCGTCGACGAGAACTACCAGTCCTTCTTCCCCCACGACGTCACGATGGCCGCCGACCACGCCAAGCGCGCCGTCACCGCCTTCCCGCACGCCGACCGCCCCTACTACGGCATCGACTACCCGGCCCGGGCCGGCGACCTCTCCCAGGCCGCCGACGGGACCAGCCGGGGTGCGGACCAGCTCGACTGGTACCGCAACATCCCGGTCCCCACCTCCTACATGTGCCTGGACAGCTCCGAGGACTTCTTCGGCGGCTACGACCACGGCACCGGCCTCGGTTTCGTCCACGTCGCCGACCACCAGGTCGCGGTCGGCAAGAAGCAGTGGACGTGGGGCAACTCCCCCTTCGGGCACGCCTGGGACGCCAACCTGGCCGACGACGGCTCCCACTACATCGAGCTGATGGCCGGCGTCTTCACCGACAACCAGCCCGACTTCAGCTACCTGGCGCCGGGGGAGACCAAGACCTTCCGCCAGACCTGGTACCCGCTGCGCGACATCGGGCCGGTCGACCGGGCCGGTCTGGAGGCGGCGGTCCGGCTGCACCGCGTCAACGGCGAGCTCGAGGTCGGCGTGGTCGTCACCCGCGCCCGGACCGGGCTGGAGATCGAGCTCATCGACGCCGACGGGACGCGGCGCAGCGACGTGGTCGACGTCGACCCCGGTCACCCGCACCAGGCCCGCCACGCCGGGCTCACCGCGCCGGTCACGCTCACCCTCCGCTCCGAGGGCGAGGTGCTGCTCAGCTGGACCGAGCCGGACCCGACCGCGGAGCGCCCCTCCACCGAGACCGACCCGGCCACGGAGCCGCCAGCCCCGGAGGACATCGACAGCGTGGAGGAGCTGGCGCTCACCGGTCAGCACCTCGAGCTCTACCGTCACCCGACCCGCGAGCCCGAGCCCTACTGGCGCGAGGCCCTGCGCCGCGACCCCGAGCACGTGGGCGCCCGCACCGGCCTGGCCCTCCGCGCCCTCCGCGCCGGACGCAGCGCCGAGGCCGAGCAGCACCTGCTGGTCGCCGACAGCCGGCTCCGACGCCGTCACCCCAACCCGCAGGACACCCAGGTGCTCTACCTCCTCGGGCTGGTCCGCGAGACGCAGGGTCGCGACGAGGAGGCCTACGACGCCTTCGGCCGCGCCTCCTGGACCCGGGCCTGGCGCGCCGCCGCCGGCTACCGGATGGCCCGCATCGACGCCCGCGCCGGCCGCCACGCCGACGCCCTGCACCGGCTGGCCGACGTGGCCCGGGTGGAGCCGGAGCACCTGCAGGCCGCCGCGCTGGAGTTGCTCTGCCGACGCCACCTGGGCGACCCGAGCGCCGAGGACGTGCTGGCCCGCGCCCGCCGGCTGGACCCGCTCGACGCCTGGCTGCGGTTCCTCGACGGGCAGCTGCCCAGCGAGGACGCCCAGACCTGCCTCGACGTCGCCCTCGAGCTGACCGGGGTGGGGGAGACCGCGGCCGCGCTGGCCGTCCTCGACCTGGCCGAGGGGCGCGAGGACTTCCGTCCGTTGGGCCAGACCGCCACCCGCCCGCTCTTGTCGTTGTATCGGGCGGAGCTCCTGGCCGGGCTCGGTCGCGACGAGGAGGCGCGAGCCGCCGCACGTCGTGCCGGTGAGGTAGACGCCCGCTGGTGCTTCCCCGGCCGGCTGCAGGACGCCGCCGTGCTGGCCCGCGCGCTCGGCGCCGGCTCCGACGCTCCGCTGGACGACCTCGGCCGACTGCTGGACGGCGTCCCCGCCTCCCCCCGGGCGGCGACCCTGCTCGGGCTCTGGGCCTACTCGGTCGGCCGCCACGACGAGGCGGCTGCGCTCTGGAAGGCTGCCACGGCGGTCGTCCCCGGCGACGCCATGGCCTGGCGAAACCTCGGCATGCACCGGGTCAACCAGCGCGGCGACCTCGACGGCGGCCGCGAGGCCTACCGCGCCGCCTGCGCTGCCGAGCCCGACGACGCCCGGCTCCGCTACGAGCAGGACCAGCTCGCCGCCCTGGCCGGTGAGTCGGCGACCGACCGGCTGACCGCCTGGCGGCAGCGCCCCGAGCTGGCCGGCCGCCGCGACGACGCCTCCGTGGAGGTGGCCTCCCTGATGGTCTCCACCGGCGAGGCTGAGGCCGCGCTCGACCTGCTCCGCCGCCGGGTCTTCCAGCCCTGGGAGGGCGGGGAGGGCAAGGTCCTCGGCGCTTGGGAGCGGGCCCACCTGCGGCTCGGCCTGGACGCCCTGGCCGTGGCCCGCGGGGCGGAGGCCGCCGAGCGCTTCACCTCCGCCCTGACCCCCGACCCGACGGTCCTGGGCGAGACCCGCCACCCCCTCGCCGCCACCGCGCAGCTGCACCTGCTGCTGGGCGACGCCGAGGCTCTCGCCGGACGTCCGGACCGTGCCGAAGCGGCCTGGCGCGAGGCGGCCGGCCAGCGCGGGGACTTCCAGGCGATGGCCACCCAGACCCACAGCGAGACCACCTTCTGGGTCGTGCTCGCGCTGCGCCGGCTGGGCCGCACCGAGGAGGCCACCCGGCTGACCGAGGAGCTCCGCCGGTTCCGCGACCAGTACGCGACCGAGACCCCGACGGTGGACTACTTCGCCACCTCGCTGCCGGACCTGCTGCTGTTCACCGAGGACCCGGTCACCAGCCGCAACCGCCGAGTCGCCTTCTTCGACGCCCAGCTGGCCCTGCTCGATGGCGACCCCGACCGGGCCGACGCGCTGCTGACCGACCCGGAGCTGTCGGCGTCCACCCACGCCGTCGACCTGCTCGCCGCCGTCCGCGACCTCGGCGACGCCCTGCTCGACGGCCCGCGTCCCGGCGCCGCCGAGCCCGCCCGAGAGCGAGCCCTCTCATGA
- a CDS encoding AraC family transcriptional regulator yields the protein MRIREGFPGQRIRVLPAEVVRTASADGLTSRLLVTDAGYFPHALHHGRQRRHGVQGTIVIFCVSGRGWCETSAGRVAVTAGEVLVIPAGVGHVYGSEDSDPWTIWWMHVRGPDADTAVAQVCGGTTRPRVLRVHDAFRLTAELTRVVELLETDETMPSLVRAAGTAWSVLAQISADDLAGDPERAEPVRQVRDLLRQDLAATVSVSALARTAGLSTSHFAALFRASTGGGVVEYSKRLRMARACELLITTSRLVSEIGQSVGYPDAQYFARQFRTVHGCTPSEFRRRHVETPEALDA from the coding sequence GTGCGCATCCGTGAGGGGTTCCCCGGTCAGCGGATCCGGGTGCTGCCCGCCGAGGTGGTCCGGACGGCGTCAGCGGACGGCCTGACCAGCCGGCTGCTGGTCACCGACGCCGGCTACTTCCCGCACGCCCTGCACCACGGGCGCCAACGTCGCCACGGCGTCCAGGGCACCATCGTGATCTTCTGCGTCTCCGGTCGCGGGTGGTGCGAGACCTCGGCCGGACGGGTGGCCGTGACCGCTGGTGAGGTGCTGGTCATCCCGGCCGGGGTGGGGCACGTCTACGGCTCCGAGGACAGCGACCCGTGGACGATCTGGTGGATGCACGTCCGCGGCCCGGACGCCGACACCGCGGTGGCCCAGGTCTGCGGCGGGACCACCCGACCGCGGGTGCTGCGGGTCCACGACGCCTTCCGGCTGACCGCGGAGCTGACCCGGGTGGTGGAGCTGCTGGAGACCGACGAGACCATGCCGAGCCTGGTGCGCGCGGCGGGGACGGCCTGGTCGGTGCTGGCCCAGATCAGCGCCGACGACCTGGCCGGCGACCCCGAGCGGGCCGAGCCGGTGCGCCAGGTGCGCGACCTGCTCCGGCAGGACCTGGCGGCAACGGTGTCGGTCTCGGCGCTGGCCCGCACTGCGGGGTTGTCGACGTCGCACTTCGCGGCGCTGTTCCGGGCGTCCACCGGCGGCGGGGTGGTGGAGTACAGCAAGCGGCTGCGGATGGCGCGGGCCTGCGAGCTGCTGATCACCACGTCGCGGTTGGTCAGCGAGATCGGGCAGTCGGTGGGCTACCCGGACGCGCAGTACTTCGCTCGGCAGTTCCGCACCGTGCACGGCTGCACGCCGAGTGAGTTCCGACGGCGGCACGTGGAGACGCCGGAGGCGTTGGACGCCTGA
- a CDS encoding type II toxin-antitoxin system VapB family antitoxin has translation MVTMNIKDPEVHRLAHALARRRGVSATRAVREALEETLAADRSRRRGVAARLLDLQRRSTADPAPVLVDADLYDEHGLPR, from the coding sequence ATGGTGACCATGAACATCAAGGATCCTGAGGTGCACCGCCTGGCCCATGCGCTGGCCCGGCGTCGGGGGGTCAGCGCGACGCGGGCGGTCCGTGAGGCGCTGGAGGAGACGCTCGCTGCGGACCGGTCTCGCCGCCGGGGGGTCGCCGCTCGGCTTCTCGACCTGCAACGGCGCAGTACTGCCGATCCTGCCCCGGTGCTGGTCGACGCCGACTTGTACGACGAGCACGGCCTCCCTCGGTGA
- a CDS encoding type II toxin-antitoxin system VapC family toxin, whose protein sequence is MAAAIEDADRVRISAATLVEASLVLGPTRQDLLDAFVEVCGAEVVAVDAEQAGRARTAHLVFGRGSGSPARLNYGDCFSYALAATTGEALLFKGQDFIHTDLRVALAAGDD, encoded by the coding sequence ATGGCTGCAGCGATCGAGGACGCGGACCGCGTCAGGATCTCTGCCGCCACCCTCGTGGAGGCGTCGCTGGTTCTGGGACCCACCCGCCAGGACTTGCTCGACGCCTTCGTGGAGGTCTGCGGTGCCGAGGTCGTCGCGGTGGACGCGGAGCAGGCGGGTCGGGCTCGCACCGCGCACCTGGTTTTCGGCCGCGGGTCCGGGTCCCCGGCTCGCCTCAACTACGGAGACTGCTTCAGCTACGCCCTCGCAGCGACGACGGGAGAAGCCCTGCTCTTCAAGGGCCAGGACTTCATCCACACCGACCTCCGCGTTGCGCTGGCCGCAGGCGACGACTGA
- a CDS encoding metallophosphoesterase family protein, giving the protein MPSPSSTRRLRGPALLLAAAVTAGLTVFSGPAADAAPATPPLEWREGFDSLADDLQPRASDPGIAAGEVGFTHDAPKGWSIENDASIEQGGVEEWRGWSFTTRDFWVDAEDQMRNRFARAHEVIAVADSDEFDDLPAGAHRFDTTLVSPEVRVHRQSDLKLAFDTHYRQWTGQRATVTVEFDGSGEQVELLGYDSSTVAQDDGRLMNGHEDLDVQVPAGAKRAVFRWRFTAERNSWYWAVDNVHLTKAQPPVSAEADPSSLWVVSDIQGHPGDFSHGLTDLAALRPDAGGLLIVGDLVNSGTTAEWDEIYAVRDERDGILPPQVMSAIGNHERYAPGGFPVLRDRFLDFAERDQVWGEYVVESENGVDVPVLILGQDAAGPTDVPISDEQMSWFRERLAYWTTQQRQVLVATHFPLGNTVSASWIPWYSEHHQRNDELTDLLGDHPNAVVLSGHTHYPLELGDWAVQRRTPGGHPDGFWAVNTGAMHVEWDARGENTQGITEVVTRDINRGLTIDAYPDRLVVKAHDFGVAGPDGGNTMNQQIREVEIPNPFPRRSGNWPR; this is encoded by the coding sequence GTGCCCTCTCCCTCGTCCACGCGTCGTCTGCGGGGCCCGGCCCTGCTCCTCGCCGCAGCCGTCACCGCCGGCCTCACCGTCTTCTCCGGACCGGCCGCCGACGCGGCACCGGCCACGCCGCCGCTGGAGTGGCGGGAGGGCTTCGACAGCCTCGCCGACGACCTGCAGCCCCGGGCGTCCGACCCCGGTATCGCTGCCGGGGAGGTCGGCTTCACCCACGACGCCCCGAAGGGCTGGAGCATCGAGAACGACGCCTCGATCGAGCAGGGCGGGGTCGAGGAGTGGCGCGGCTGGAGCTTCACCACGCGTGACTTCTGGGTCGACGCCGAGGACCAGATGCGCAACCGGTTCGCCCGCGCGCACGAGGTGATCGCGGTGGCCGACTCCGACGAGTTCGACGACCTGCCCGCCGGCGCGCACCGCTTCGACACCACCCTGGTCTCGCCCGAGGTCCGGGTGCACCGGCAGAGCGACCTGAAGCTCGCCTTCGACACCCACTACCGGCAGTGGACCGGTCAGCGGGCCACGGTCACCGTGGAGTTCGACGGCAGCGGCGAGCAGGTCGAGCTGCTCGGCTACGACTCCAGCACGGTCGCCCAGGACGACGGGCGTCTGATGAACGGCCACGAGGACCTCGACGTCCAGGTGCCGGCGGGGGCGAAGCGGGCGGTGTTCCGCTGGCGCTTCACCGCCGAGCGCAACAGCTGGTACTGGGCGGTGGACAACGTCCACCTGACCAAGGCCCAGCCACCGGTCAGCGCCGAGGCGGACCCGAGCTCGCTGTGGGTGGTCAGCGACATCCAGGGCCACCCCGGCGACTTCTCCCACGGCCTCACCGACCTCGCCGCGCTGCGACCGGACGCCGGCGGCCTGCTGATCGTCGGTGACCTGGTCAACAGCGGCACCACGGCGGAGTGGGACGAGATCTACGCCGTCCGCGACGAGCGCGACGGCATCCTGCCGCCACAGGTGATGTCGGCCATCGGCAACCACGAGCGCTACGCCCCGGGTGGCTTCCCGGTGCTGCGCGACCGCTTCCTCGACTTCGCCGAGCGCGACCAGGTGTGGGGCGAGTACGTCGTGGAGAGCGAGAACGGCGTCGACGTCCCCGTGCTGATCCTCGGCCAGGACGCCGCCGGCCCGACCGACGTCCCCATCAGCGACGAGCAGATGAGCTGGTTCCGCGAGCGGCTGGCCTACTGGACCACGCAGCAGCGCCAGGTGCTGGTCGCCACCCACTTCCCGCTCGGGAACACCGTCTCGGCCAGCTGGATCCCCTGGTACTCCGAGCACCACCAGCGCAACGACGAGCTCACCGATCTGCTGGGGGACCACCCGAACGCCGTGGTGCTCAGCGGCCACACCCACTACCCGCTCGAGCTGGGCGACTGGGCCGTGCAGCGTCGCACTCCCGGCGGGCACCCGGACGGCTTCTGGGCGGTCAACACCGGCGCCATGCACGTCGAGTGGGACGCCCGCGGGGAGAACACCCAGGGCATCACCGAGGTCGTCACCCGCGACATCAACCGCGGACTGACCATCGACGCCTACCCCGACCGGCTGGTCGTCAAGGCCCACGACTTCGGCGTGGCCGGGCCGGACGGCGGCAACACGATGAACCAGCAGATCCGCGAGGTCGAGATCCCGAACCCGTTCCCGCGCCGCTCCGGGAACTGGCCCCGTTGA
- a CDS encoding FAD-dependent oxidoreductase, with the protein MTLTEVDVVVVGAGLAGLRCAGALTGAGVDVLVLERADGPGGRVRTDVVDGFRCDRGFQLLNPSYPAVQRHVDVDALDLQVAGRGVRVVDADGSVHTIADPLRHPALLPATLRSSVTLRLLRPRALVGAARWALPAVGPVRRLEAAPDAAFGEDWDRLGLTGPLRDSVLAPFLSGVLADVDGATSDRYVRLVLRSFLKATPGVPAQGMQALSDQLAARSGATIRYKTTVESVQETGSTVTVRVADGTAVTARAVVVATDAADAATLTGRETAVMRGLTTWWFAASTPLSDTFLRVSGSGGPLANTAVMSAIAPAYAPAGRTLVQASAVRQGDQPLDERVVRAEMSRLWQTRTEDWDLVVRSDIPRALPAQVPGLPLQRPVRVGERTVLAGDHRDTPSIQGALVSGGRAALAVRRLLA; encoded by the coding sequence GTGACCCTGACCGAGGTGGACGTCGTCGTCGTGGGGGCCGGGCTGGCCGGTCTGCGCTGCGCCGGCGCCCTGACCGGTGCAGGCGTCGACGTGCTGGTGCTCGAGCGCGCCGACGGACCGGGGGGTCGCGTGCGCACCGACGTCGTCGACGGGTTCCGCTGCGACCGCGGCTTCCAGCTGCTGAACCCCTCCTACCCCGCCGTCCAGCGGCACGTGGACGTCGACGCCCTCGACCTCCAGGTGGCCGGGCGCGGGGTGCGAGTGGTCGACGCCGACGGCAGTGTCCACACCATCGCCGACCCCCTCCGGCACCCGGCGCTCCTCCCCGCCACGCTGCGCTCGTCGGTGACCCTGCGGCTGCTTCGTCCCCGTGCCCTGGTCGGCGCGGCGCGGTGGGCGCTCCCGGCGGTCGGGCCGGTGCGGCGCCTCGAGGCCGCTCCCGATGCCGCGTTCGGTGAGGACTGGGACCGGCTCGGCCTGACCGGGCCGCTGCGTGACTCCGTGCTCGCGCCGTTCCTCAGCGGTGTCCTCGCCGACGTCGACGGAGCCACCTCCGACCGCTACGTGCGGCTGGTGCTGCGCAGCTTCCTGAAGGCGACCCCGGGGGTACCGGCCCAGGGGATGCAGGCGCTGTCGGACCAGCTCGCGGCCCGGTCCGGCGCCACCATCCGCTACAAGACGACCGTCGAGTCGGTGCAGGAGACGGGGTCGACGGTCACGGTGCGCGTCGCCGACGGGACGGCCGTGACGGCCCGCGCCGTGGTCGTCGCGACTGATGCCGCCGACGCGGCGACGCTCACCGGTCGGGAGACCGCGGTGATGCGGGGGCTGACCACGTGGTGGTTCGCCGCCAGCACGCCGCTGTCGGACACGTTCCTGCGGGTCTCCGGGTCGGGTGGTCCGCTGGCCAACACCGCGGTCATGAGCGCGATCGCGCCGGCCTACGCACCGGCGGGCCGCACGCTGGTCCAGGCCAGCGCGGTGCGGCAGGGGGATCAGCCGCTCGACGAGCGGGTGGTGAGAGCCGAGATGTCCCGGCTCTGGCAGACACGGACCGAGGACTGGGACCTGGTGGTGCGCTCGGACATCCCGCGCGCGCTGCCTGCGCAGGTGCCCGGGCTCCCGCTGCAGCGCCCGGTCCGGGTGGGTGAGCGGACCGTGCTGGCCGGGGACCACCGCGACACCCCGTCGATCCAGGGAGCGCTCGTCTCGGGAGGTCGAGCCGCTCTGGCGGTCCGCCGGCTGCTGGCCTGA
- a CDS encoding DUF2786 domain-containing protein produces MAVLDPAVLPHAATVLRTNLDQLLGRALGGGWSPEELVELVRRQSGGQHVGALVAVIERSSGATGVSASQQRALSEQVGLPRPPDLQTQDGIACALWLIALLAILPTSEAMRPAPGPTPERESRPEDRKLATVRALLAKAESTVHDDEAEALTTKAQELISRYALDRLLEEESGHQRGPADVALRRIWLDAPYVSAKATLVAAVAMANRCRAVAVDRLGFSAVLGDPHDLEVVELLATSLLVQATRRCSATGARPGTDARPPGRSGTRS; encoded by the coding sequence ATGGCGGTGCTGGACCCCGCGGTGCTGCCCCACGCCGCTACCGTGCTGAGGACGAACTTGGACCAGCTGCTCGGCCGCGCGCTCGGTGGTGGCTGGAGCCCGGAAGAGCTGGTCGAGCTGGTCCGCCGCCAGTCGGGCGGGCAGCACGTGGGCGCGCTGGTCGCAGTGATCGAGCGCTCGTCGGGCGCGACAGGAGTGAGCGCCTCGCAGCAACGCGCGCTGTCGGAGCAGGTGGGCCTCCCCCGACCGCCGGACCTCCAGACCCAGGACGGCATCGCCTGCGCCCTGTGGCTGATCGCCCTGCTGGCGATCCTGCCCACCAGCGAGGCGATGCGCCCCGCCCCTGGACCCACGCCGGAGAGGGAGTCCCGGCCCGAGGACCGGAAGCTGGCCACGGTGCGAGCGCTGCTGGCCAAGGCGGAGTCGACCGTGCACGACGACGAGGCCGAGGCACTGACGACCAAGGCGCAGGAGCTCATCAGCCGCTACGCCCTGGACCGGCTGCTCGAGGAGGAATCAGGCCACCAGCGCGGCCCCGCCGACGTCGCGCTGCGCCGGATCTGGCTGGACGCCCCCTACGTCAGCGCCAAGGCAACCCTCGTGGCGGCGGTCGCGATGGCGAACCGGTGCCGGGCGGTGGCGGTGGACCGGCTGGGCTTCAGCGCGGTGCTCGGCGACCCGCACGACCTGGAGGTGGTGGAGCTGCTGGCCACGTCCTTGCTGGTGCAGGCGACCAGGCGATGTTCCGCCACGGGCGCCAGACCCGGTACGGACGCTCGACCACCCGGTCGTTCCGGCACGCGTTCCTGA
- a CDS encoding isocitrate lyase/PEP mutase family protein — translation MTDVAEKATALLALHTAPELLTVVNVWDVITTKVVGDIEGTRALATASHSIAASRGYEDGENIPVDEMIAEVARIVAATSLPVSADLEAGYGDAAETIRKAIGVGVVGANIEDQLKPLSEAAAQVEAIMAAAAAEGVPDFVLNARTDAFVRGADNPLQEAVTRGKAYLDAGAPVVFVPGPLDEEAISTLVAAFGPQRLTTIGIPGSVRLSRQQELGVARVSYGPMSQRVALTALAELVEAVHADGGVPESMRPLN, via the coding sequence ATGACTGATGTCGCCGAGAAGGCCACCGCACTGCTGGCTCTGCACACCGCACCCGAGCTCCTGACCGTCGTGAACGTCTGGGACGTGATCACGACCAAGGTGGTGGGTGACATCGAGGGGACCCGGGCGCTGGCCACGGCCAGCCACTCGATCGCCGCCTCCCGCGGCTACGAGGACGGGGAGAACATCCCGGTGGACGAGATGATCGCCGAGGTGGCACGCATCGTGGCCGCCACGTCGCTCCCTGTCAGCGCTGACCTGGAAGCGGGCTACGGCGACGCCGCCGAGACCATCCGCAAGGCCATCGGCGTCGGCGTCGTCGGCGCCAACATCGAGGACCAGCTGAAGCCGCTGTCCGAGGCCGCCGCCCAGGTCGAGGCCATCATGGCCGCCGCTGCCGCCGAGGGCGTGCCGGACTTCGTGCTCAACGCCCGCACCGACGCCTTCGTCCGCGGCGCGGACAACCCGCTCCAGGAGGCCGTCACCCGTGGCAAGGCCTACCTGGACGCCGGCGCGCCCGTCGTGTTCGTCCCCGGCCCGCTCGACGAGGAGGCGATCAGCACGCTGGTCGCGGCCTTCGGCCCGCAGCGGCTCACCACCATCGGCATCCCCGGTTCGGTGCGGCTGTCGCGTCAGCAGGAGCTGGGCGTGGCCCGCGTCTCCTACGGACCGATGTCGCAGCGGGTGGCGCTGACCGCACTGGCCGAGCTGGTGGAGGCGGTGCACGCCGACGGTGGCGTGCCGGAGAGCATGCGCCCGCTCAACTGA
- a CDS encoding polymorphic toxin type 24 domain-containing protein, whose protein sequence is MAITLPAGAEPLLAHVGVEWPEVDEDVLAECQRAWGRWFGVAKDQRRDSDHAIATMEATNRSDGLTEFVRWWGRVGTEQGHLLLFAGIAQAMEMSLVASQAQIVVMKSAVLGCLPSMRLIYMSETVDFGPGADELVDAGTAAAYQQVEALKASMDIWLTVLSKLGVPVAGAEGLALGALAKVIRSRPIHASRERVQWHQRPIQERLASAQVWTGRGSSGKFPAWASPCAVLKRVDPQTGMVTNYAVYDAQGKIVRRVDLTGNAHPSAQRRDVPTPHTQFYSFNQHEGRYFISPDPDARPATPEEIP, encoded by the coding sequence ATGGCCATCACCCTCCCTGCCGGCGCCGAGCCGCTGCTCGCCCACGTCGGCGTCGAGTGGCCCGAGGTCGACGAGGACGTCCTCGCGGAGTGCCAGCGCGCCTGGGGCCGCTGGTTCGGCGTGGCCAAGGACCAGCGGCGCGACAGCGACCACGCGATCGCCACCATGGAGGCGACCAACCGCTCCGACGGTCTGACCGAGTTCGTCCGCTGGTGGGGGCGGGTCGGCACGGAGCAGGGGCACCTGCTGCTCTTCGCCGGGATCGCCCAGGCGATGGAGATGTCGCTGGTGGCCAGTCAGGCGCAGATCGTGGTGATGAAGTCGGCCGTGCTGGGCTGCCTGCCGTCCATGCGGCTCATCTACATGTCCGAGACGGTGGACTTCGGCCCCGGTGCCGACGAGCTGGTCGACGCCGGCACCGCTGCGGCCTACCAGCAGGTCGAGGCGCTGAAGGCGTCGATGGACATCTGGCTGACGGTCCTGAGCAAGCTCGGGGTGCCGGTGGCCGGTGCTGAGGGGCTGGCGCTCGGGGCGCTGGCGAAGGTGATCAGGAGCCGGCCGATCCACGCGTCGCGGGAGCGGGTGCAGTGGCACCAGCGGCCGATCCAGGAGCGACTCGCCTCCGCGCAGGTCTGGACGGGTCGAGGGAGTAGCGGCAAATTCCCGGCCTGGGCTTCGCCCTGCGCGGTGCTCAAGCGCGTGGACCCTCAGACGGGCATGGTGACCAACTACGCGGTGTACGACGCTCAGGGCAAGATCGTGAGAAGGGTTGACCTGACTGGCAACGCCCATCCGAGCGCTCAGCGAAGAGACGTCCCAACCCCGCACACGCAGTTCTACTCGTTCAACCAACACGAGGGTCGTTACTTCATCAGCCCTGATCCCGACGCTCGACCTGCCACTCCGGAGGAGATCCCGTGA